The Elusimicrobiota bacterium genome includes the window TTTCTTCAAAACCAAAAGTGTATGAGGATCCTCAAAAGGCAGAAGCTGAAAAAAAACTTTTGCGTTCAATGCATTATGCAATTAAAAAAGTCACCAACGATATTGAAAAAGAAAAACAGCTTAATACCGCAATTTCAGCTGTAATGGAGCTGGTAAACGCTATTTATGCATATCAGTTTTCCGGCGATATATTATCAAGAAAAGCTTTTGAAACGGCAATAATTCTTCTTTCTCCTTTTACGCCCCATATTTGCGAAGAACTTTGGGAAACGACGGGCCATAAAGAAAGTATATCAGATGCTTCATGGCCAAAAGCGGATGAAAAATATATTGCTGAAGATACTATTGATCTTCCCGTTCAGATTAACGGCAGGCTTAGTATCTTAATGTTTTAAAAATCATTCAGTTACATGCAAGGAGAAGAATATGAAAAAAAGACTAGTTTCGTTTTTGGGTGGTTTTGCTTTTCTTACGGTTGCCTGTTCTGTCGTTATTGCAGGGCAGATAAAAATATACGATGATAGACCTCCGAGCGTTGCAAAAAACCTCAATAACGGATTTTATCCTGACATCGCAGGGGATACTAAAGATAATATTTTTGTTATTTTTCAGGGCAATGAAATAAAGAATATCAATACGGGCAAATCAAGCATTTTGCCTTGCATTGGGATATCAAAATCTATTGGTGGGAAAAAGTTTTCAAAACCAAATTCTGCTACATCTGAAGAAAGTTACACTATTAATTGCCCCTCTCTAGCGGTTGATGGGTCAGGTGTAATTCATATTGCATATTATGCCGACGATAAGATTTTTTATATTAAATCAGAAGATCAAGGAATAAATTTTAGTACCCCCATCTTTGTTAGCGAGACAAAAACGGCTTTTCAAACAAAGCCTTCTATAGCCATTTTTAAAAAACACATTTACTTGGTATGGGAGGGTGAAAAAGACAATATTTTTCTTTCGAAATCGTTTGATGGAAAAGTTTTCAGCAAAAATAAAATTGTAAACAATCCTAAGACGGGAATAGATAAAGAGCCTAGAATAGCAATTGGATCGGATGAAACTTTATATATCATATGGTCCGCAAAGAAAGACAATATTTATTGGGGAGTTTTTCTGGTCAAATCTATGGATAAAGGAGAAAGCTTTTCTAGGCCTAGAAGAATAGATGATAATGAATTTTTTGAAACTAGAAATCCGGATATTGCAACTTTCGGAAAAAAAATGTTTATGTAATTTGGTCGGATTACAGAGATGCTGATCCAAAACTTAGCATTAGGTTTTTAAAGTCAGTAGATAAAGGGGAAACTTTTGAATATAGTGTTCCAGTATCTGACAGGATCGATAGTGGGGGAGATCCTGAAGGAGTTTTGAACCCCTCAATAAAGGTAGATGATTTGGGGAAAATTCATGTTGTGTGGTCGGATAATAGAAATATGCTCGGTACTCCGGATATTTATTATTCAAGGTCTTCCGATGAAGGAAGAACTTTTGTAAAGAATTTAAAAATAAATGATTTGCCTGGAAAAGAAACTTATGGATACAGTCATCCCAGGATTTGGATTAATAACAAAATAAATATTGTTTGGCAGGGTGAAGCGGTGGGTGACAAAGCAATTTCCATATATTTTTCAGCATTAGAAAAATAGTCAGTTCTTTTTTTAATATTTGATTTTGTTACAAAAACGGAGGTTTTATGTTAAGTAAATTGTATGCCTGTGTAGCCATGGTCTCATTTTTAATTATTTCCGGTTGTTCCGGGCCTTATAAACCGGCGCCGCAAATTCTTCCTCAGAACATCAAAAAGGTGTTTATTAAGCCGTTTGTAAACAGCACTTCTCAATACGGCCTTGAGGAGAAACTTAAACTTGCGGTAATTGATGAATTCATCAGGGACGGCCGTTTGGCAGTAGTAAATAACGAATCTGAAGCGGAAGGTTCTTTAGTAGGCGAAATATCAAAATATATTTTACAGCCTTTGACATACGATGCTAATATGGTTACTCAGCAGTATAAATTGTGGATATTGGTCAATGTCTATTTTGTTGATAAAACACATAATGTAACATTATGGTCTGAACCGAATCTTGAAGGCATCCAAATTTATTATGATTCAACGCTTTCCGGCGGAATGACGGAAGAAGAAGCAAGGCAAATAATTTGGGAAAATATGGCCAGAAACATTACAAAAAGAACGATTGATGGTTTTGGATCGGTTACCGGAATATCGGAAAAGAAAGTCCCTCAATAAACGGCTAAAAGCGTTAAAAGTTAAAATGTTTAGAAAGTTAAAAAGTTGACCTTAATAAAATTTTCAAAAAAACTTTATAACTTTTAACCTTATAACTTTATAACAAATTTGTCCTAAAACTATGCCCTACATAACTTCTCAGCAGTTTTATGCCGAAATAGATAAAAAAATGTTTTCTCCCGTTTATGTTTTTGCCGGGGAGGATTCATATGACCATGACGAAGCACTAAAGGCTTTAGAAAAGGCCCTAGCGGTTGATTCTTTGAACAGAGAAATATTTTTCGGGAATGAATCCAAGATTGAAGAAATGATCATTGCTGTTCAAACTCTTCCTTTTATGGGAGATAAAAGGCTTGTTATACTGAAAAACGCCCAAAAATTAAAGGCAGGCGATTCTGAAAAAATATCCGAGTTTTTAAAAGCACCGGTAGCATCAACTTGTTTTGTTATTATGTGGACGGATAAAGTCGGCAGAGACGCAAAATCCAGGGCATTATTCAATATAGCTGAAGAAAACGGCTCTATAGTGGAGTTCAAAAGAATTTATGATAACGAGCTTCCGCAATGGATTCAAAGAAAAGTTGCCCAGCACGGCAAAAAAATACATTCCGAGGCTTCACTTCTTCTTGCCCAGGAATCAGGATCAAATCTTTTAGACCTAAATAACGAGATAGAAAAATTAATTTTATTTGTCGGGAAGAAAACCGAAATTACGGATGAAGATGTTGAGTTGGTAAGCGGCCACACAAAAACAGCAAATTTAAACCGGCTGGCAGAGGTTCTTGAATCAAAGAGTTTGGAATCCGCCTTAAAAATTACCGAAGAATTACTCAGAGAAGGCGAAGAACCGATAAAAATTCTTTTTAGGATTTACTGGATTGTAAGAAGATTCTTGCTTGCCAAAAGTTTACTGGAAGAAGAAAAGGCCGGAGCGCCGGAAATACGTCAGGCGCTTAGATTACATAACTATTTTGACAGGAATTTTTTTCAAAATCTTAAAAAATTCAGCTTGAATAGTCTTGAGAACTCAATCGGGCTTATTTTGCAGGCAGATCTGGAAATAAAAACTTCAGCGCGTCCCGCGAAACTGATATTTGATGAACTAATATTTGTTTTATGCGGAAAGGCTGCTTACTAACCGTGAAAGACGGGCTTTCTGATTTGAAGCGGCGTTTGAATGTATAAGATTTCTTTTTGCCGCTTTATCCCATTCTGAAAAAGCGG containing:
- the lptE gene encoding LPS assembly lipoprotein LptE gives rise to the protein MLSKLYACVAMVSFLIISGCSGPYKPAPQILPQNIKKVFIKPFVNSTSQYGLEEKLKLAVIDEFIRDGRLAVVNNESEAEGSLVGEISKYILQPLTYDANMVTQQYKLWILVNVYFVDKTHNVTLWSEPNLEGIQIYYDSTLSGGMTEEEARQIIWENMARNITKRTIDGFGSVTGISEKKVPQ
- the holA gene encoding DNA polymerase III subunit delta → MPYITSQQFYAEIDKKMFSPVYVFAGEDSYDHDEALKALEKALAVDSLNREIFFGNESKIEEMIIAVQTLPFMGDKRLVILKNAQKLKAGDSEKISEFLKAPVASTCFVIMWTDKVGRDAKSRALFNIAEENGSIVEFKRIYDNELPQWIQRKVAQHGKKIHSEASLLLAQESGSNLLDLNNEIEKLILFVGKKTEITDEDVELVSGHTKTANLNRLAEVLESKSLESALKITEELLREGEEPIKILFRIYWIVRRFLLAKSLLEEEKAGAPEIRQALRLHNYFDRNFFQNLKKFSLNSLENSIGLILQADLEIKTSARPAKLIFDELIFVLCGKAAY